From one Streptomyces sp. NBC_01478 genomic stretch:
- a CDS encoding nuclear transport factor 2 family protein, with translation MSETDELAQLRATVESLAAKVRALEDQVEITQLVAQYGPAVDSGSGEAAAALWTEEGVFDAVPHLRMEGRDGIVGMVHGPGHQSVIHNGCGHVLTAPHVVVDGDRATGRSHALHLRWDADAGRFWVFQVSANTWRWVRTSEGWRIAERINANLDGTDGPRAMLAPSGKPGSLEER, from the coding sequence ATGAGCGAGACCGACGAACTTGCCCAACTGCGCGCCACCGTCGAGTCGTTGGCGGCGAAGGTGCGCGCCTTGGAGGACCAGGTCGAGATCACCCAGCTCGTCGCCCAGTACGGGCCTGCGGTCGACAGCGGCTCGGGCGAGGCCGCGGCGGCGCTCTGGACCGAGGAGGGCGTCTTCGACGCGGTCCCCCATCTGCGGATGGAGGGCCGGGACGGCATCGTCGGCATGGTGCACGGCCCGGGCCACCAGAGCGTGATCCACAACGGCTGCGGTCATGTGCTGACCGCGCCGCACGTCGTCGTCGACGGCGACCGGGCCACCGGCCGCAGCCATGCGCTGCATCTGCGGTGGGACGCCGATGCCGGACGGTTCTGGGTGTTCCAGGTCTCCGCCAACACCTGGCGCTGGGTGCGTACTTCGGAGGGGTGGCGGATCGCCGAGCGGATCAACGCCAACCTCGACGGCACCGACGGGCCCCGCGCGATGCTGGCGCCGTCCGGCAAACCCGGTTCGCTGGAGGAGAGGTGA
- a CDS encoding NAD(P)-dependent oxidoreductase, translated as MRIGFIGAGRMGRPIVDRLVAAGHDVTVHVRRPATRAAAQEDGFARADTIGATVRDADVVFVAVLKDEQVRAACLGAEGALSAMKPGSTLVLHTTSHPGTAELLAEAGAERGVGVLDAALSGGPHDIAAGRLTLWVGGDEARLDALRPLLETYAAPVLFVGPIGNGQRVKLVNNALFVAQVGLAVDAVRVAGSLGIGEKAILAALQHGSGASRALGVVAGGGSVEAVAERLADLMSKDVDVVRAVARGAGADLGILGTVLSSDAVEKKVLRSP; from the coding sequence GTGAGGATCGGGTTCATCGGGGCGGGCCGGATGGGGCGGCCGATCGTCGACCGCCTGGTGGCCGCCGGGCATGACGTCACGGTTCATGTGCGCCGACCGGCGACCCGGGCGGCGGCCCAGGAGGACGGGTTCGCGCGGGCCGACACGATCGGGGCGACGGTCCGCGACGCCGACGTGGTGTTCGTCGCCGTACTGAAGGACGAGCAGGTGCGAGCGGCCTGCCTCGGCGCGGAAGGCGCCCTCTCGGCCATGAAGCCGGGGTCGACGCTCGTCCTGCACACCACTTCTCATCCCGGCACCGCGGAGCTGCTCGCCGAAGCGGGCGCAGAGCGTGGTGTCGGGGTGCTGGACGCCGCGCTGTCGGGCGGCCCGCACGACATCGCCGCGGGCCGTCTCACCCTGTGGGTCGGCGGCGACGAGGCCCGACTGGACGCGCTGCGACCGCTGTTGGAGACGTACGCCGCGCCGGTCCTGTTCGTGGGGCCGATCGGCAACGGTCAGCGGGTCAAGCTCGTCAACAACGCCCTGTTCGTGGCGCAGGTCGGGCTCGCGGTCGACGCGGTGCGGGTGGCGGGGTCGCTTGGCATCGGTGAGAAGGCGATTCTCGCGGCGCTGCAGCACGGCAGCGGTGCCAGCCGGGCGCTCGGTGTCGTCGCCGGTGGTGGGTCGGTCGAGGCGGTGGCGGAGCGGCTGGCCGACCTGATGAGCAAGGACGTCGACGTGGTGCGTGCGGTGGCGCGCGGCGCCGGAGCCGACCTCGGGATCCTCGGGACGGTGCTGTCGTCGGACGCGGTCGAGAAGAAGGTTCTCCGTTCGCCCTGA
- a CDS encoding SDR family NAD(P)-dependent oxidoreductase produces MTESLTTKYGPWGVVAGGSDGVGAAFAHRMAAQGMNVVLVARRLPVLEASADEIRDRYGVEVRTVALDLSSPSALSELEEATDGLEVGLFVYNAGSDDRSVPFLDKDLGTHLGLVRRNCSAVLEAAYRFGGPMVARKRGAVVLVTSGAAWAGGATLAAYGASKAFDLVLAESLWAEWQGSGVDVLGLVLGRTDTPSLRRTEGVQGGSYGGDLADPADVAAEALDHLSDGPTWIYGSPAPTGGSPFGALSRRDAVLAMSRGANTHRQ; encoded by the coding sequence GTGACTGAATCGCTCACCACGAAGTACGGGCCGTGGGGTGTCGTCGCCGGCGGATCGGACGGGGTGGGCGCCGCGTTCGCCCACCGGATGGCCGCCCAGGGGATGAACGTCGTGCTGGTGGCCCGGCGCCTGCCCGTGCTGGAGGCGTCCGCCGACGAGATCCGGGACCGGTACGGCGTCGAGGTCCGTACCGTCGCGCTCGACCTCAGCTCCCCGAGCGCCCTGTCGGAGCTGGAGGAGGCGACCGACGGTCTGGAGGTCGGCCTGTTCGTCTACAACGCGGGCAGCGACGACCGCAGCGTCCCGTTCCTCGACAAGGACCTCGGCACGCACCTCGGGCTGGTGCGGCGCAACTGCTCCGCCGTACTCGAAGCGGCCTACCGCTTCGGTGGCCCGATGGTGGCGCGCAAGCGGGGAGCCGTGGTCCTGGTGACCTCGGGAGCCGCGTGGGCCGGCGGCGCCACGCTCGCCGCCTACGGCGCGTCGAAGGCGTTCGACCTCGTCCTCGCCGAGAGCCTGTGGGCGGAGTGGCAGGGCAGCGGGGTGGACGTCCTGGGACTGGTGCTCGGCAGGACCGACACCCCGTCCCTGCGCCGGACCGAAGGCGTCCAAGGGGGCTCCTACGGCGGTGACTTGGCCGACCCGGCCGATGTGGCCGCCGAGGCGCTCGACCATCTCTCCGACGGCCCCACCTGGATCTACGGCAGCCCCGCCCCGACCGGCGGTTCACCGTTCGGGGCGCTCAGCCGCAGGGACGCGGTCCTGGCGATGAGCCGGGGCGCGAACACCCACCGCCAGTGA
- a CDS encoding enoyl-CoA hydratase encodes MTDTADTDEVLYEVDNKVAVITLNRPEVANAQNAVLLDALDVAWSRAAADEEVKVILLRGNGKHFSSGHDLKDRWPAPNEITLEWIYSAESRRYLEYTLRWRNVPKPSIAAVQGKCIAGGLMLCWPCDLIVAAENAEFSDPVVHMGIGGVEYHGHTWELGPRKAKEILFTGRAVTAEEAEQVGMVNKVVPLDQLDTEAMQLAQRIAQMPSFGLRQAKRAVNQSLDVQGFYAAIQSVFDIHETGHGNALSVSGYPILTKLDAMKERLKEQ; translated from the coding sequence ATGACAGACACAGCGGACACGGACGAGGTCCTCTACGAGGTCGACAACAAGGTCGCGGTCATCACCCTGAACCGGCCCGAGGTCGCCAATGCCCAGAACGCGGTTCTCCTCGACGCGTTGGACGTCGCCTGGAGCCGGGCCGCCGCCGACGAGGAGGTCAAGGTGATCCTCCTGCGGGGCAACGGGAAGCACTTCTCCTCCGGCCACGACCTCAAGGACCGCTGGCCTGCGCCGAACGAGATCACCCTGGAGTGGATCTACAGCGCGGAATCCCGCCGGTACCTGGAATACACGCTGCGCTGGCGCAACGTCCCCAAGCCGTCGATCGCCGCGGTCCAGGGCAAGTGCATCGCGGGCGGACTGATGCTGTGCTGGCCCTGCGACCTGATCGTGGCCGCCGAGAACGCCGAATTCTCCGACCCCGTCGTGCACATGGGCATCGGGGGAGTCGAATACCACGGCCACACCTGGGAGTTGGGCCCGCGCAAGGCGAAGGAGATCCTCTTCACCGGACGGGCCGTCACCGCCGAGGAGGCGGAGCAGGTCGGCATGGTGAACAAGGTCGTCCCCCTCGACCAACTGGACACCGAGGCAATGCAGTTGGCCCAGCGGATCGCCCAAATGCCGTCCTTCGGCCTCCGCCAGGCCAAGCGCGCCGTCAACCAGAGCCTCGACGTCCAGGGTTTCTACGCCGCTATCCAGTCCGTGTTCGACATCCACGAGACGGGACACGGGAACGCGTTGAGCGTGAGCGGATATCCCATTCTCACGAAGCTCGACGCCATGAAGGAACGCCTGAAGGAGCAGTAG
- a CDS encoding acyl-CoA dehydrogenase family protein, translating into MRLAPDPEVEKFRADFSDFLDAHLPTPEEATVRSKSSAHIPDWARRWQRKLFDAGWLLPAQPPEYGGRNATLPQVVAHLEELSRRRIYHSFNPQGLNIIAASLLTFGTEAQKRDWAVPLLRAEITASLGMSEPGAGSDLAGLRTRAVLDGDHFVVNGQKVWTSGAHDADVLLTFVRTDPDAPKHKGISVLLVPTDSEGLVRRPFGSIAAPDDLDFNEVFFTDVRVPKENLVGPLNEGWRVANGSLGHERTLLWVHYAERMDGLIQDSACAEEWYATLQMDVQALRLLGYRLLGPDRNPVEISVLKLLGSEAAQSAELHALEHHGAEALRHPVQTGPYTHMNLGAFTASWFERYARSFGGTIAGGTSEIQRNIIAERILGLPR; encoded by the coding sequence ATGAGGCTGGCCCCCGACCCCGAGGTCGAGAAGTTCCGCGCCGATTTCAGCGACTTCCTCGACGCCCACCTGCCCACCCCCGAAGAGGCCACGGTCCGCTCCAAGTCCAGTGCGCACATACCGGATTGGGCCCGGCGCTGGCAGCGCAAGCTCTTCGACGCCGGCTGGCTGCTCCCCGCCCAGCCGCCCGAGTACGGCGGCCGCAACGCCACCCTGCCCCAAGTGGTCGCGCATCTGGAGGAGTTGTCCCGGCGGCGGATCTACCACAGCTTCAACCCGCAGGGCCTCAACATCATCGCGGCCTCACTGCTCACCTTCGGCACCGAGGCACAGAAGCGCGACTGGGCCGTCCCCCTGCTGCGCGCCGAGATCACCGCGTCGCTCGGCATGAGCGAACCCGGAGCCGGGTCGGACCTCGCCGGGCTGCGCACCCGTGCGGTCCTCGACGGTGACCACTTCGTCGTCAACGGACAGAAGGTGTGGACCTCGGGCGCGCACGACGCCGACGTCCTGCTCACCTTCGTCCGCACCGACCCCGACGCGCCCAAGCACAAGGGCATCAGCGTCCTGCTCGTCCCCACCGACTCCGAAGGCCTGGTCAGGCGGCCGTTCGGATCGATCGCCGCACCCGACGACCTCGACTTCAACGAGGTGTTCTTCACCGACGTCCGGGTCCCGAAGGAGAACCTCGTCGGCCCCCTCAACGAGGGCTGGCGCGTGGCCAACGGATCGCTCGGCCATGAACGGACCCTGCTGTGGGTGCACTACGCCGAGCGGATGGACGGCCTGATCCAGGACTCCGCCTGCGCCGAGGAGTGGTACGCGACGCTCCAAATGGACGTCCAGGCACTGCGGTTGCTCGGTTACCGGCTGCTCGGACCCGACCGGAACCCGGTGGAGATCTCGGTGCTCAAGCTGCTCGGCTCCGAGGCCGCGCAGAGCGCCGAACTGCACGCCCTCGAACACCACGGGGCCGAGGCGCTGCGGCATCCGGTGCAGACGGGACCGTACACCCATATGAACCTGGGGGCGTTCACGGCCAGTTGGTTCGAGCGGTACGCGCGCAGCTTCGGCGGGACCATCGCCGGCGGCACCTCCGAGATCCAGCGCAACATCATCGCCGAGCGCATCCTCGGCCTGCCCCGATAG
- a CDS encoding acyl-CoA dehydrogenase yields MEFEFDDEQRLLQRVVRETITKSRSLPEKQLWDTYLELGWLEAPPVELAIVLEELGYVADPTPFLATATWFAPLAGRLPRGSGTGVFDGTGRFVLDADRADEIALLTSEGVVVRDGKDLAAERLSVFDPTLHIARVDVPDLVTGVPDLALMGLAVSTVGSCRRILDLVVAHVKERHQFGVPIGSFQAVKHKAADMYVAIERAKVLAYFSALTIAEDDPRRGRAAAMAKAAAGDCQRVCFRNGFQLFGAMGYTWENELQIHLKRAKAGDLLLGTASEHRKALLV; encoded by the coding sequence ATGGAGTTTGAGTTCGACGACGAGCAGCGGCTGCTCCAGCGAGTGGTCCGCGAAACGATCACCAAGTCACGGTCACTGCCAGAGAAACAACTCTGGGACACCTACCTGGAGTTGGGCTGGCTCGAAGCCCCTCCGGTGGAACTCGCCATCGTCCTGGAGGAGTTGGGGTACGTCGCCGACCCGACGCCCTTCCTCGCCACCGCGACCTGGTTCGCGCCACTGGCCGGACGGCTGCCGCGCGGCTCGGGCACCGGAGTCTTCGACGGGACGGGCCGGTTCGTCCTCGACGCCGACCGCGCGGACGAGATCGCCCTTCTCACCTCCGAGGGCGTGGTCGTACGGGACGGAAAGGACCTGGCGGCCGAGCGGCTGTCCGTGTTCGACCCGACCCTCCACATTGCCCGGGTGGACGTGCCGGACCTGGTCACCGGCGTGCCCGACCTGGCCCTCATGGGCCTGGCCGTGAGCACGGTCGGCAGTTGCCGGCGCATCCTCGACCTGGTCGTCGCCCATGTGAAGGAACGGCACCAGTTCGGCGTGCCCATCGGCTCGTTCCAGGCCGTGAAGCACAAGGCCGCCGACATGTACGTCGCCATCGAACGCGCCAAGGTGCTCGCCTACTTCTCCGCGCTCACCATCGCCGAGGACGACCCGCGCCGCGGCCGGGCCGCCGCGATGGCCAAGGCCGCCGCCGGCGACTGCCAACGGGTGTGTTTCCGCAACGGGTTCCAGCTCTTCGGAGCCATGGGCTACACGTGGGAGAACGAGCTGCAGATCCATCTCAAGCGGGCCAAGGCCGGGGACCTGCTTCTCGGCACGGCGTCCGAGCACAGGAAGGCGCTGCTGGTATGA
- a CDS encoding NADPH:quinone oxidoreductase family protein, which yields MRAARCNAVGGPVVVEDIPEPVVPEGELAGQEGGIPVDVHYAAVNFADVLVIDGAYQVKAEPPFTPGSEFAGVVAASAHGFEKGERVFGSMFVGAFAERVTARPAGLSRIPEGIPTERAAAFGVSHATAFDALRLVADVRPGERVAVLGAAGGVGLATVELAALLGAEVVAVASTEEKRAVCAEQGARLTLPYDELKRRLREAGGADVVIDPVGGPYAEEALRAMRWGGRFVSVGFASGEIPRIPLNLPMLKGVSLHGFDLGGWARHRRDDLVSARTELHGLFAAGKIRPRVHAVYPLAEVAAALSLGRRAIGKVLLEVAHGV from the coding sequence ATGAGAGCCGCCCGCTGCAACGCCGTCGGCGGCCCGGTGGTCGTCGAGGACATTCCCGAACCGGTCGTCCCCGAAGGGGAGTTGGCCGGACAGGAGGGCGGCATCCCGGTCGACGTGCACTACGCCGCCGTCAACTTCGCCGACGTCCTCGTGATCGACGGCGCCTACCAGGTGAAGGCGGAGCCGCCCTTCACCCCGGGCAGCGAGTTCGCCGGCGTGGTCGCCGCGTCCGCGCACGGGTTCGAGAAGGGCGAGCGGGTCTTCGGCTCGATGTTCGTCGGCGCCTTCGCCGAACGCGTCACCGCACGTCCCGCAGGCCTGAGCCGTATCCCCGAGGGAATCCCCACCGAGCGCGCGGCGGCCTTCGGGGTCAGCCACGCCACCGCCTTCGACGCCCTCCGCCTGGTCGCCGACGTACGGCCCGGTGAACGGGTGGCCGTCCTCGGCGCGGCCGGCGGGGTCGGCCTCGCGACCGTCGAACTCGCCGCGCTGCTCGGCGCGGAGGTCGTCGCCGTCGCCTCGACGGAGGAGAAACGGGCGGTGTGCGCCGAGCAGGGCGCGCGGCTGACCCTGCCGTACGACGAGCTGAAGCGGCGCCTGCGGGAAGCGGGCGGCGCCGATGTCGTGATCGACCCGGTCGGCGGGCCGTACGCGGAGGAGGCGTTGCGGGCCATGCGCTGGGGCGGACGGTTCGTGAGTGTGGGGTTCGCGAGCGGGGAGATCCCGCGTATCCCGCTCAACCTCCCGATGCTCAAAGGCGTCAGCCTGCACGGCTTCGACCTCGGCGGCTGGGCACGGCACCGGCGGGACGACCTGGTGTCCGCCCGCACCGAACTCCACGGACTGTTCGCCGCCGGGAAGATCCGGCCCCGCGTCCACGCCGTGTATCCGCTCGCCGAAGTCGCCGCCGCCCTCAGCCTCGGGCGCCGCGCCATCGGCAAGGTCCTTCTGGAGGTCGCGCATGGAGTTTGA
- a CDS encoding phosphotransferase family protein yields the protein MTLADTESLARWLDEQGIAPGEPVETSYISGGTSNDIYGIRRGEVSMVLRKPPEKVPPGRNETMLREYRVLNALNGTDVPHPEAIAVCDDTSVLGSCFYLMAHVDGWSPMNSGGWPEPFLGDLSLRPELAYQLVEGIAKLGNVDWRAQGLEGFGRPDGFHDRQVDRWLAHLAKFKFREIPGLENAAAWLREHRPAHWEPGVIHGDYQFANVMFQHGAPARLAALVDFEMATVGDPLLDLGWVIMGWPDADEDRTQKGYVDYTGMPDRADLLEHYAKVSGRDVSEIDYYVILARFKMAVVLEGGYARHVNGEGGNPKMAHYGDVVLQMAAQAAELAATTRL from the coding sequence GTGACGCTCGCCGACACGGAATCGCTCGCCCGCTGGCTGGACGAACAGGGCATCGCCCCCGGTGAACCCGTCGAGACCTCGTACATCTCCGGAGGCACCTCCAACGACATCTACGGCATCCGGCGCGGCGAGGTGAGCATGGTGCTGCGCAAACCGCCGGAGAAGGTTCCGCCGGGGCGCAACGAGACCATGCTGCGTGAATACCGCGTTCTCAACGCCCTCAACGGCACGGACGTCCCGCACCCCGAGGCTATCGCCGTGTGCGACGACACGAGCGTGCTCGGCTCCTGCTTCTATCTCATGGCGCATGTCGACGGCTGGTCGCCCATGAACTCCGGCGGCTGGCCCGAGCCGTTCCTCGGCGACCTCTCCCTGCGCCCCGAGCTCGCGTACCAACTCGTCGAGGGCATAGCCAAGTTGGGCAACGTGGACTGGCGGGCCCAGGGCCTGGAAGGCTTCGGCCGCCCGGACGGTTTCCACGACCGGCAGGTCGACCGCTGGCTCGCCCACCTCGCCAAGTTCAAGTTCCGTGAGATCCCCGGCCTGGAGAACGCCGCTGCCTGGCTACGGGAACACCGACCCGCCCACTGGGAACCCGGCGTCATCCACGGCGACTACCAGTTCGCCAACGTCATGTTCCAGCACGGCGCGCCTGCCCGGCTCGCGGCCCTCGTCGACTTCGAAATGGCCACCGTCGGCGACCCGTTGCTCGACCTCGGCTGGGTGATCATGGGCTGGCCGGACGCAGACGAGGACCGCACCCAGAAGGGGTACGTCGACTACACCGGCATGCCCGACCGCGCAGACCTCCTGGAGCACTACGCCAAGGTCAGCGGCCGGGACGTCAGCGAGATCGACTACTACGTCATCCTCGCCCGCTTCAAGATGGCCGTGGTCCTGGAAGGCGGCTACGCCCGGCATGTGAACGGCGAGGGCGGCAACCCGAAGATGGCCCACTACGGCGACGTCGTTCTGCAGATGGCAGCCCAGGCGGCCGAACTCGCCGCGACGACCCGGCTATGA
- a CDS encoding acyl-CoA dehydrogenase family protein, translating to MAWDFSTEPEFEEKLEWIRRFRSERVEPLDLLYPDRAYHPLDDELGPVVRALKQQVRDEGLWAPHLGPELGGRGFGQVKLALINEILGQSSWAPVIFGTAAPDTGNAEIIARYGTDEQKERYLQPLLEGECFSCFSMTEPQAGADPTMFTTRAERDGDDWVITGRKFFSSNARTSKFVIVMAVTDPDVSPYKGMSMFLVPSDTPGVRIERHLGIMGEATDEGMHALIAYDGVRVPADALLGGEGQAFAIAQTRLGGGRVHHAMRVVGQSQKALDMMAERALSRETQGERLADKQLVRSDLADSYAQLAQFRLFVLYTAWQIDRYQDYKRVRKDIAAIKFLTPKVLHDIVYRSMHLHGALGVSNEMPFSDMWNGAAVMAVVDGPTEVHKITVARDVLRGYEAAPGLWPTQHLPTRREWARKQLEDLL from the coding sequence ATGGCATGGGACTTTTCCACCGAGCCGGAGTTCGAGGAGAAGCTGGAGTGGATCAGGCGGTTCCGCTCCGAGCGCGTGGAGCCGCTGGACCTGCTGTACCCCGACCGGGCGTACCACCCTCTCGACGACGAACTCGGCCCCGTCGTAAGGGCGTTGAAGCAGCAGGTCCGTGACGAGGGGTTGTGGGCACCGCACCTCGGGCCGGAGCTGGGCGGCCGAGGCTTCGGCCAGGTCAAGCTGGCGCTCATCAACGAGATCCTGGGCCAGTCGAGTTGGGCCCCCGTCATCTTCGGCACGGCCGCCCCCGACACCGGCAACGCCGAGATCATCGCCCGCTACGGCACCGACGAGCAGAAGGAGCGCTACCTCCAACCGCTCCTCGAGGGCGAGTGCTTCTCCTGCTTCTCCATGACCGAACCGCAGGCCGGCGCCGACCCCACGATGTTCACCACCCGCGCCGAACGCGACGGCGACGACTGGGTCATCACCGGCCGCAAGTTCTTCTCCTCCAACGCCCGCACCTCGAAGTTCGTCATCGTGATGGCCGTGACGGACCCCGACGTCAGCCCCTACAAGGGCATGTCGATGTTCCTCGTGCCCAGCGACACCCCCGGCGTCCGCATCGAGCGCCACCTCGGCATCATGGGCGAGGCCACCGACGAGGGCATGCACGCGCTCATCGCCTACGACGGCGTCCGCGTCCCCGCCGACGCACTGCTCGGCGGCGAGGGCCAGGCCTTCGCGATCGCCCAGACCCGGCTCGGCGGCGGCCGCGTCCACCACGCGATGCGGGTCGTCGGCCAGAGCCAGAAGGCGCTCGACATGATGGCCGAGCGGGCCCTGTCCCGCGAGACCCAGGGCGAGCGGCTCGCGGACAAGCAACTCGTGCGGTCCGACCTCGCCGACTCCTACGCCCAACTCGCTCAGTTCCGCCTGTTCGTGCTCTACACGGCCTGGCAGATCGACCGCTACCAGGACTACAAGCGGGTCCGTAAGGACATCGCCGCCATCAAGTTCCTCACCCCGAAGGTGCTGCACGACATCGTGTACCGCTCGATGCATCTGCACGGCGCCCTCGGTGTCTCGAACGAAATGCCGTTCTCCGACATGTGGAACGGCGCTGCCGTCATGGCGGTCGTCGACGGCCCCACCGAGGTCCACAAGATCACCGTCGCCCGTGACGTCCTGCGCGGCTACGAAGCGGCCCCCGGCCTCTGGCCCACCCAGCACCTGCCCACCCGCCGCGAATGGGCCCGGAAGCAGTTGGAGGACCTGCTGTGA